In Congzhengia minquanensis, a single genomic region encodes these proteins:
- a CDS encoding glycoside hydrolase family 3 C-terminal domain-containing protein: MTFEERAKDLVSKMTLAEKIAQMQYEAPAIERLGVPAYNWWNECLHGVARSGAATVFPQAIGMAASFNTDLMFDVATAISDEARAKYNEYKTFGDTQIYQGLTYWSPNINIFRDPRWGRGHETYGEDPYLTARMGVSFVKGLQGEGKYRKLDATIKHYAVHSGPETLRHGFNAEVSDKDLYETYLWAFKYCVDHADPSAVMGAYNRVNGEACCASKTLLEDILRGEFGFSGYVVSDCAAICDIHQHHHITNNEAESAALAVNNGCDLNCGETYKWLKTSVALGLISEETITTAVERLFAARFRLGMFDDDCEYDAIPYDVVECEAHTKLNLQMAEESIVLLKNDGILPLSPNQNIAVIGPVADDVTVLLGNYNGTPSRYTTLLAGIQSQAKGKVYYARGSHLFDDEVHRAVERPLREAIIAARHADVVIMMCGLNPSLEGEETDNYNGSAGGDKIDIELPPSQRTLYREIIKLGKPVIFVNVSGSCIALTEQDKDCHAVLQCFYPGAMGGEALANIIFGKTSPSGRLPVTFYKTTEDLPDFENYSMENRTYKFFRGTPLYPFGHGLTYSEITEEPIDENTVKLTNKGPFDTWYSALKFEYIPHKNLCGFQKVFLKKGETVTIKFDREG, translated from the coding sequence ATGACTTTTGAAGAACGCGCAAAAGACCTGGTTTCAAAAATGACGCTGGCAGAAAAAATTGCCCAAATGCAGTATGAAGCCCCGGCAATCGAGCGCCTGGGCGTTCCGGCCTACAACTGGTGGAACGAGTGTCTGCACGGCGTAGCCCGCTCCGGCGCGGCAACGGTTTTTCCCCAGGCAATCGGCATGGCGGCAAGCTTTAATACCGACTTAATGTTCGATGTTGCCACTGCCATTTCCGACGAGGCAAGAGCAAAATATAATGAATATAAAACCTTTGGCGACACGCAAATTTATCAGGGGCTTACCTATTGGTCGCCCAACATCAACATTTTCCGCGATCCCAGATGGGGCCGCGGACACGAAACCTACGGCGAAGACCCTTACCTTACCGCCAGAATGGGCGTTTCCTTTGTTAAGGGCCTGCAAGGCGAGGGAAAATACAGAAAGCTTGACGCCACCATTAAGCACTATGCCGTGCACAGCGGCCCGGAAACCCTGCGCCACGGTTTTAATGCCGAGGTGAGCGACAAAGATTTATATGAAACCTATCTCTGGGCATTCAAATATTGCGTTGACCATGCCGACCCGTCGGCAGTTATGGGAGCATATAACCGTGTAAACGGGGAAGCATGCTGTGCCAGCAAAACCCTTTTAGAAGACATTTTGCGGGGCGAGTTTGGATTTTCCGGCTATGTGGTGTCAGACTGCGCCGCCATCTGCGACATTCACCAGCACCACCACATTACGAACAACGAAGCCGAGAGCGCGGCCTTAGCGGTGAACAACGGGTGCGACTTAAACTGCGGCGAAACCTATAAGTGGCTGAAAACCTCGGTGGCCTTGGGGCTGATTTCAGAAGAAACCATAACCACCGCGGTGGAACGTTTGTTTGCCGCCCGCTTCCGTTTGGGCATGTTTGATGACGACTGTGAGTATGACGCCATTCCCTACGACGTGGTGGAGTGCGAAGCGCACACGAAACTGAATCTTCAAATGGCGGAGGAAAGCATTGTGCTGTTAAAAAACGACGGCATTTTGCCCCTGTCGCCCAATCAAAACATTGCGGTAATCGGCCCGGTTGCAGACGATGTAACTGTGCTTTTGGGCAACTATAACGGCACGCCCTCCCGCTATACAACACTGCTCGCCGGCATTCAAAGCCAGGCAAAGGGCAAGGTTTATTATGCCCGCGGCAGCCACCTGTTTGACGACGAGGTGCACCGTGCGGTGGAGCGCCCCCTGCGTGAGGCCATTATTGCTGCGCGGCATGCAGATGTAGTAATTATGATGTGCGGCTTAAATCCATCTTTAGAAGGGGAGGAAACCGACAATTACAACGGCTCTGCCGGCGGCGACAAGATAGACATTGAACTGCCGCCTTCCCAGAGAACGCTGTACCGCGAAATTATAAAACTGGGCAAGCCCGTTATCTTTGTAAACGTCAGCGGAAGCTGCATCGCCCTAACCGAGCAGGACAAAGACTGCCATGCGGTGCTCCAGTGCTTTTATCCCGGAGCAATGGGCGGCGAAGCTTTAGCGAATATTATTTTTGGCAAAACCTCACCCAGCGGCAGGCTGCCTGTAACCTTTTACAAAACTACAGAAGACCTGCCCGATTTTGAAAATTATTCTATGGAAAACAGAACGTATAAATTTTTCCGCGGAACACCGCTCTACCCGTTCGGCCACGGGCTGACCTATTCTGAAATCACGGAAGAGCCAATTGACGAAAACACCGTGAAGCTGACGAACAAAGGGCCTTTCGACACCTGGTATTCCGCCCTTAAGTTTGAATATATTCCCCACAAAAATCTGTGCGGATTTCAAAAGGTGTTCTTAAAGAAAGGCGAAACAGTTACGATTAAATTTGACAGGGAGGGATAG
- the xylB gene encoding xylulokinase, giving the protein MYFIGIDVGTSGTKAVLIDETGAVHRTHTEEYPMQQPKNGWAEQNPSDWWEATKLSLSAVCEGIDKICGIGLTGQMHGLVMLNENNAVIRPAIIWCDQRTGKECAEMTETVGVDKLFSITAAPAMSGFTAAKILWVKNNEPENFKKCRHILLPKDYIRFMLTGKFATDVSDAGGMQLMDIKNRTWSDEVLDALEIDKSLLPKIYESPEVSGFVKSTDVPACLRGVPVAAGAGDNAAAAVGTGIVENGRAFTTIGTSGVVFAHTDEPLIDPKGRIHTFCCAVPGKWHVMGVTQAAGLSLKWFRDNFCELETMNAEKQNTDVYVLLDEKAKTSPIGANHLVYLPYLMGERTPHLDPDARGVFFGLSAMHTKADLLRAILEGVSFSLYDCVNLLKETGAEVSDMTICGGGGKSPFWSQMLSNVYRTEIKTVACSEGPAYGAAILASVSAGAFDTVESACKALIRGGKTFVPNETEHGAYQAVYGLYQSLYPSLKNLYQQLK; this is encoded by the coding sequence ATGTATTTCATTGGAATTGACGTGGGAACCTCCGGCACAAAAGCGGTTTTAATTGACGAAACAGGCGCAGTTCACCGCACCCACACAGAGGAATATCCCATGCAGCAGCCGAAGAACGGCTGGGCGGAACAAAACCCGTCAGACTGGTGGGAGGCAACCAAGCTTTCGTTGTCTGCCGTGTGCGAGGGCATTGACAAAATCTGCGGCATCGGCCTCACCGGGCAGATGCACGGTTTGGTAATGCTGAACGAAAACAACGCGGTAATCCGCCCGGCCATTATCTGGTGCGACCAGCGCACAGGAAAAGAGTGCGCTGAAATGACGGAAACAGTAGGTGTAGATAAGCTGTTCTCCATTACAGCCGCTCCGGCCATGTCGGGCTTTACGGCCGCAAAAATTCTGTGGGTAAAGAATAACGAGCCGGAAAACTTTAAAAAATGCCGTCATATCCTATTGCCAAAGGATTATATCCGTTTTATGCTTACCGGTAAGTTTGCCACTGATGTGTCCGACGCAGGCGGCATGCAGTTGATGGACATAAAAAACAGAACCTGGAGCGACGAGGTGCTGGACGCTTTAGAAATTGACAAATCACTTCTTCCCAAAATTTATGAAAGCCCCGAGGTTTCAGGCTTTGTGAAATCAACCGATGTGCCTGCGTGTCTCCGCGGCGTGCCGGTGGCAGCCGGTGCAGGCGACAATGCCGCAGCCGCTGTGGGAACGGGCATTGTAGAAAACGGCAGGGCGTTTACCACCATCGGCACCAGCGGCGTGGTGTTTGCCCACACCGACGAGCCGCTGATTGACCCTAAGGGGCGCATTCACACCTTTTGCTGCGCCGTGCCGGGCAAGTGGCACGTTATGGGTGTTACCCAGGCGGCAGGGCTTTCTTTAAAATGGTTCCGCGACAACTTTTGTGAGTTAGAAACAATGAATGCAGAAAAACAAAACACCGACGTGTATGTGCTATTAGACGAAAAGGCAAAAACCTCCCCCATCGGGGCAAACCATTTGGTTTACCTGCCCTATTTAATGGGTGAGCGCACACCGCACTTAGACCCAGACGCACGGGGCGTATTTTTCGGTCTTTCCGCCATGCACACCAAGGCCGATTTACTGCGGGCTATTTTAGAGGGCGTGTCCTTTTCGCTTTACGACTGTGTAAACCTTTTAAAGGAAACCGGAGCCGAGGTTTCCGACATGACGATTTGCGGCGGCGGCGGAAAAAGTCCATTTTGGAGCCAAATGCTCTCAAACGTTTACAGAACAGAAATAAAAACCGTTGCCTGCTCTGAAGGCCCGGCCTACGGCGCGGCAATTTTAGCCTCTGTTTCGGCAGGGGCGTTTGACACTGTTGAAAGCGCCTGCAAGGCGCTGATTCGAGGCGGCAAAACCTTTGTGCCAAATGAAACGGAACATGGGGCTTATCAAGCAGTATATGGGCTTTATCAGTCCCTTTACCCCAGCTTAAAGAATTTATATCAACAGCTAAAATAA
- a CDS encoding DUF3788 domain-containing protein, whose translation MTWSEKYTQEFQPDLNAVAEYINSPLWTELLRFMEETYGVTPKIEYSKCSGAPGWNVKLKKGGRALCTLYPEKDVFTCLICIGRREVAEAELVLSSHEALRVLYENTKPFNGARWLMIAVTDGDVLNVVKKLITIRACVKK comes from the coding sequence ATGACTTGGAGCGAAAAATATACACAGGAATTTCAGCCGGATTTAAATGCAGTTGCAGAATATATAAATAGCCCGCTGTGGACGGAACTACTTAGATTTATGGAAGAAACCTATGGAGTTACGCCGAAGATTGAATACAGTAAATGCAGCGGAGCGCCAGGCTGGAACGTAAAGTTAAAAAAAGGAGGCCGCGCGCTTTGCACGCTGTATCCGGAAAAAGATGTCTTTACGTGTCTGATATGCATCGGCAGGAGAGAAGTGGCAGAGGCTGAATTGGTTTTGTCTTCGCATGAGGCGCTAAGAGTGCTTTATGAGAACACAAAACCGTTTAACGGTGCAAGATGGTTAATGATTGCGGTAACTGATGGCGATGTGTTAAATGTGGTAAAAAAATTAATCACTATTCGGGCCTGTGTGAAAAAATAA